One region of Termitidicoccus mucosus genomic DNA includes:
- a CDS encoding sialidase family protein: MKPNINIVALAVLWLFSADACAAFEAAAANPYWMLSETPAEVIVTKFGDELSKPCDYQAISTIVATASGKRVFVAWYAGNQQPGVPLEGINNFVMVAYGDGKLADWGGINLVIRSPHVGKVRCSDPFSWREPSGRIWIAWTQSTGEYSYEGRVHPKRDGQWSRHGSTWGIYTNNPEAPAPTWSKPRRLFDGMMVNKPLFLKNGGALFASVQFNATEINDLHSMRDGVLVWLAKDNGAAFEQIGYVRAPDSPYIEPMLVEKNDGVIWMLMRRETREKRMRFDRKTNQWVVRATIGDGHCETFSKDGGRTFGRVSISPIPGIGSRTHLSRLASGSLLLVKNLSDDDALWLQGKPKQDRVRGPYSRAAIVAYISKDDGETWQGGLFLDDRRDAFRRGDRRTVAYPDTSQINDGSIYICWDYSRGKEPEIRAAKVTEADILAGKIVSKNSIPGTIVSKGPPKGGPTVSDL, from the coding sequence ATGAAACCCAATATAAACATCGTCGCCCTTGCCGTCCTGTGGCTTTTCTCCGCCGACGCTTGCGCCGCGTTCGAGGCAGCCGCCGCAAACCCCTACTGGATGCTCTCCGAGACGCCTGCTGAGGTCATTGTCACCAAGTTTGGAGACGAGTTGTCAAAGCCGTGCGACTACCAAGCCATCAGCACCATCGTCGCCACTGCGTCAGGTAAGCGCGTGTTTGTCGCATGGTATGCCGGCAATCAGCAGCCTGGCGTGCCGCTGGAAGGGATTAACAACTTCGTCATGGTCGCCTACGGCGACGGAAAACTCGCCGATTGGGGCGGCATCAACCTCGTCATCCGCTCGCCACATGTCGGCAAGGTCCGCTGTTCCGATCCCTTTTCGTGGCGCGAGCCGTCAGGACGGATCTGGATTGCGTGGACACAGAGCACCGGCGAATACAGCTACGAAGGCAGAGTCCATCCCAAGCGTGACGGACAGTGGAGCCGCCACGGCTCGACTTGGGGCATTTACACCAACAACCCCGAGGCACCCGCGCCGACATGGTCGAAACCGCGCCGACTCTTCGACGGCATGATGGTCAACAAACCGCTGTTTCTCAAAAACGGCGGCGCGCTGTTCGCTTCCGTGCAGTTCAATGCCACTGAAATCAACGACCTCCACTCGATGCGCGACGGCGTGCTCGTCTGGCTCGCCAAGGACAACGGTGCCGCCTTTGAACAAATCGGCTACGTCCGCGCGCCCGACTCGCCCTACATCGAACCGATGCTGGTCGAGAAAAACGACGGTGTCATCTGGATGCTCATGCGCCGTGAAACCCGCGAAAAACGCATGCGCTTCGACCGCAAGACCAACCAGTGGGTCGTTCGCGCCACCATTGGCGACGGTCACTGCGAGACGTTTTCCAAGGACGGCGGGCGCACCTTTGGGCGGGTGTCCATTTCCCCGATTCCCGGCATCGGCTCGCGCACACACCTGTCGCGCCTCGCTTCCGGAAGCCTCCTGTTGGTCAAAAATCTCTCCGATGACGACGCCCTCTGGCTGCAAGGCAAGCCCAAGCAAGACCGCGTCCGCGGTCCCTACAGCCGTGCCGCCATTGTCGCTTACATCTCCAAGGATGACGGGGAAACTTGGCAGGGTGGGCTGTTCCTCGACGATCGGCGGGACGCTTTCCGCAGGGGTGACCGTCGCACCGTGGCCTACCCTGACACCTCGCAAATCAACGACGGTTCCATTTATATCTGCTGGGATTATTCGCGCGGCAAGGAACCCGAAATCCGTGCGGCCAAGGTGACGGAGGCCGACATCCTTGCCGGAAAAATTGTCAGCAAAAACTCGATCCCCGGTACCATCGTTAGCAAAGGCCCACCGAAAGGGGGACCAACGGTATCCGATCTGTGA